A genomic window from Salvia miltiorrhiza cultivar Shanhuang (shh) chromosome 5, IMPLAD_Smil_shh, whole genome shotgun sequence includes:
- the LOC130986166 gene encoding early nodulin-like protein 5, which produces MASSALKSCFLFIFFSASVVAGFQFDVGGKTGWMKPTGKEPESYNQWAAVNRFHIGDTLYFKYQNDSVLVVTAADYLNCNTSNPISNFRDGPTVFEFDRSGFFYFISGRLDHCRSGQKLIIRVMHPSEAPSPSPAAGDGGSDWAPPAVNSTTKIALVSYYMTAFAGLLAIFYFFA; this is translated from the exons ATGGCTTCCTCTGCTTTGAAAAGCTGCTtcctcttcatcttcttctccgCCTCCGTGGTCGCCGGCTTCCAGTTCGACGTTGGCGGCAAAACCGGGTGGATGAAACCCACCGGCAAGGAACCGGAGAGCTACAATCAATGGGCCGCCGTCAACAGATTCCACATCGGAGATACACTTT ACTTCAAGTACCAAAACGACTCGGTTCTGGTCGTCACCGCCGCCGATTACTTGAACTGCAACACCTCCAATCCCATCTCCAATTTCCGAGACGGCCCCACGGTTTTTGAGTTCGACCGCTCCGGCTTCTTCTACTTCATCAGCGGCCGCCTCGACCACTGCAGATCGGGCCAGAAGCTCATCATCCGCGTCATGCATCCGTCTGAGGCGCCCTCGCCCTCCCCTGCGGCCGGAGACGGAGGCTCCGACTGGGCGCCGCCGGCCGTCAATTCCACCACCAAAATCGCCCTCGTTTCCTACTACATGACTGCCTTCGCAGGGCTTCTTGCCATCTTCTACTTCTTCGCGTAG